Proteins encoded in a region of the bacterium genome:
- a CDS encoding alanine racemase gives MSERILRAVRERLENPGSTLPPELLNTYVDRFFRRREEFLALAEATPTPLYVFDPAALLRRARELQTAFAAVFPELSVYYAMKSNNYPGIAGTLHEEAGFGVDVSSGVELETALTLGVADIVFSGPGKTGEEHELALAHADRVTVLMDSFGELERLAASAALRKTVIRAGVRVTPPGSAWKKFGIPLEELGAFWTRGVSLPGIDLRGLQFHSSWNLDPRAQIATLEAIGRELASWGADLRRRVTFLDIGGGFWPPWGEWIQPGAAFAGRLGELLEETIETGPAPFYKAAAGIGTFARDLGQAVEKEIFKTGRCRICLEPGRWVCHEAMHILLRVVDRKGPDLAITDGGTNAVGWERFESDYVPVLNLTRPALRENRCQVVGSLCTPHDFWGYSYWGEGIEPGDVLLVPDQGAYTYSLRQHFIKPVPVVRSLAG, from the coding sequence CGGTACGCGAGCGTTTGGAGAACCCCGGCAGCACGCTTCCGCCGGAACTTCTGAACACCTATGTCGATCGTTTCTTTCGGCGCCGGGAAGAGTTCCTGGCGCTGGCGGAAGCGACCCCCACTCCCCTCTACGTGTTCGATCCGGCCGCGCTGCTCCGCCGCGCCCGGGAATTGCAAACGGCATTTGCGGCCGTTTTTCCGGAATTGAGCGTTTATTACGCGATGAAGAGCAACAACTATCCCGGAATAGCCGGAACGCTTCATGAGGAAGCCGGGTTCGGCGTCGATGTCTCCAGCGGAGTCGAACTGGAGACCGCGCTGACCCTGGGGGTCGCCGATATCGTCTTCAGCGGCCCGGGCAAGACCGGGGAAGAGCACGAACTGGCCTTGGCCCACGCGGATCGGGTGACCGTGCTTATGGATAGTTTCGGCGAACTGGAACGCCTTGCGGCTTCGGCTGCGCTGCGAAAAACCGTCATCCGGGCCGGCGTCCGGGTGACGCCTCCGGGCAGTGCGTGGAAAAAATTCGGGATACCGCTGGAGGAACTCGGCGCGTTCTGGACCCGCGGCGTTTCCCTCCCCGGGATCGACCTTCGCGGGCTGCAATTTCATTCCAGCTGGAACCTCGATCCCCGGGCTCAGATAGCGACCCTGGAGGCGATCGGACGGGAACTGGCATCCTGGGGCGCCGACCTGCGGAGGAGGGTCACGTTTCTGGACATCGGGGGAGGGTTCTGGCCGCCCTGGGGCGAATGGATTCAACCGGGTGCCGCCTTCGCCGGCCGCTTGGGAGAATTGCTGGAAGAAACCATCGAGACCGGTCCCGCCCCGTTCTACAAGGCCGCGGCCGGGATCGGGACCTTTGCCCGGGACCTGGGGCAGGCGGTCGAAAAGGAGATCTTCAAAACCGGCCGGTGTCGGATCTGCCTGGAGCCGGGGCGGTGGGTTTGCCATGAAGCCATGCATATCCTCCTGCGCGTGGTCGACCGAAAGGGGCCGGATCTGGCCATCACCGACGGCGGCACCAACGCAGTCGGGTGGGAGCGGTTCGAGAGCGACTACGTCCCGGTGCTCAACCTCACCCGGCCGGCGTTACGGGAAAACCGTTGTCAGGTCGTCGGGTCTCTCTGTACGCCTCATGATTTTTGGGGGTACAGCTATTGGGGAGAGGGGATCGAGCCCGGTGACGTACTTCTCGTTCCCGACCAGGGGGCATATACCTACAGCCTCCGGCAGCATTTTATTAAACCGGTCCCCGTCGTGCGTTCCTTGGCCGGATAA
- a CDS encoding NYN domain-containing protein encodes MTHTAETRNMALFCDFENIALGVRDANYDQFDIGKILERLLLKGNIVVKKAYCDWARYKEFKPAMHEASFELIEIPHLRQSGKNSADIRMVVDALDLCYTKEHVDTFVIISGDSDFSPLVSKLRENNKTVIGVGVKNSTSDLLIANCDEFIHYDDLVRKTRSRTRSRTAANGRKTVRGRETKTVSPSDNKKREAWDLIVETYEALVEERGEGENIWGSMIKQTLKRRKPGFSESYYGFRSFGQLLEEAEAAGILELERDEKSGGFIIKSCHAV; translated from the coding sequence ATGACCCATACCGCTGAGACCAGGAATATGGCCCTCTTCTGCGATTTCGAGAATATCGCGCTGGGCGTGCGCGACGCCAATTACGACCAGTTCGATATCGGTAAGATATTGGAGAGGTTACTGCTCAAGGGGAACATCGTCGTCAAGAAAGCTTATTGCGATTGGGCGCGCTATAAGGAATTCAAGCCGGCGATGCACGAAGCTTCCTTCGAGCTGATCGAGATTCCCCACCTGCGCCAATCGGGGAAAAACTCCGCCGATATCCGCATGGTTGTGGACGCCCTCGATCTCTGTTACACCAAGGAGCATGTGGATACCTTCGTCATCATCAGCGGGGATTCGGATTTTTCCCCCCTGGTCAGCAAGCTCCGGGAGAACAATAAGACCGTAATCGGTGTCGGGGTTAAAAACTCCACCTCCGATCTCCTCATCGCCAATTGCGACGAGTTCATTCACTACGACGATCTGGTCAGGAAAACCCGATCCCGGACCCGATCCCGTACCGCCGCCAACGGGCGCAAGACCGTCCGCGGCCGGGAAACGAAAACTGTTTCCCCATCCGACAACAAAAAAAGGGAAGCGTGGGACCTGATCGTGGAGACGTACGAGGCGCTGGTGGAGGAGCGGGGGGAGGGGGAGAACATCTGGGGTTCCATGATCAAGCAGACGCTCAAGCGCCGCAAACCCGGATTCAGCGAGTCGTATTACGGGTTCCGGTCCTTCGGGCAACTCTTGGAGGAGGCCGAGGCGGCCGGGATCCTGGAGTTGGAGCGCGATGAAAAGTCGGGCGGGTTCATCATCAAGAGCTGTCACGCCGTCTGA
- a CDS encoding DMT family protein, with product MNRYLATAILLGYSNVFMLFAWYGHLRNLAQRPWIVAALVSWGIALFEYLIQVPANRVGHQVMSVGQLKILQEIVTLSVFVPFSIVYMKERLSLDYLWAGLCLLGAVFFLFRGRLLGA from the coding sequence ATGAATCGATATCTGGCGACCGCGATCCTGTTGGGCTACAGCAACGTGTTCATGCTCTTTGCCTGGTACGGGCACCTGCGCAACCTCGCGCAAAGGCCCTGGATCGTGGCGGCCCTGGTCAGTTGGGGAATCGCCCTCTTCGAGTACCTGATCCAGGTTCCCGCCAACCGGGTCGGGCACCAGGTCATGTCGGTGGGGCAATTGAAGATACTTCAGGAGATCGTCACGTTGTCGGTGTTCGTCCCTTTTTCGATCGTCTACATGAAAGAGCGGCTTTCTCTCGATTATCTCTGGGCGGGGCTCTGCCTGCTGGGCGCGGTGTTTTTCCTTTTCCGCGGCCGCCTGCTGGGCGCCTGA
- a CDS encoding phosphoribosylaminoimidazolesuccinocarboxamide synthase has product MTAAAVYRGKTKSVGPGTEPDTLEVRYLDHVLGENGVIDPGADRVLLSLPGKGVKTAEAAARILARLEGAGIKTHFLRRLADDVLLVRRARRFPLEIVVRNRAWGSYLRRHPRALPLSFLNGLTECFYKCDEEGDPLTSFDEAVTRQWIPRGRVETVVDLARRINELLLVDYDIVDFKVEFGLIAGEVAVIDELSADSMRLGCDGGVLGYEATMNLLAAPSGKSRE; this is encoded by the coding sequence ATGACGGCCGCGGCGGTTTACCGAGGCAAGACCAAGTCGGTCGGTCCCGGAACCGAACCGGACACCCTCGAGGTCCGCTACCTGGATCATGTCCTGGGCGAAAACGGAGTCATCGACCCCGGCGCCGACCGCGTTCTCCTTTCCCTACCGGGCAAAGGCGTAAAAACCGCCGAGGCCGCCGCGCGTATTCTTGCCCGGTTGGAGGGGGCGGGGATCAAGACTCATTTCCTGAGGCGTCTGGCCGACGACGTGCTGTTGGTGCGGCGGGCGCGGCGGTTCCCCCTCGAAATCGTGGTCCGCAACCGTGCGTGGGGAAGTTATCTGCGCCGGCATCCCCGGGCCCTTCCCCTCTCCTTCCTGAACGGATTGACCGAGTGTTTTTATAAATGCGACGAGGAAGGCGACCCCCTCACCTCCTTCGACGAGGCGGTGACCCGGCAGTGGATTCCCCGCGGGCGGGTGGAGACGGTCGTCGACCTCGCGCGCCGCATCAACGAACTGTTGCTCGTCGACTACGACATAGTCGATTTCAAAGTGGAATTCGGGTTGATCGCCGGCGAGGTGGCCGTCATCGACGAACTCTCCGCCGACAGCATGCGCCTCGGATGCGACGGCGGGGTTTTGGGGTATGAAGCGACGATGAACCTCCTGGCCGCGCCTTCCGGGAAATCCCGGGAATAA
- the purE gene encoding 5-(carboxyamino)imidazole ribonucleotide mutase, producing the protein MMAAVAVVAASRSDLPVMRETCLALREMGVPFRLKILSAHRHPDAVARFAEKAREEGVRVIVAGAGGAAHLAGAIAARTVIPVIGVPLVSGPLGGVDAFFSTLQMPAGVPVATMSVGRPGAVNAAILAARILAAQDAPAPGTVSAPTGPAAPATPRTRRK; encoded by the coding sequence ATGATGGCGGCCGTAGCCGTCGTGGCGGCCAGCCGTTCCGATCTGCCCGTGATGAGGGAGACGTGCCTGGCGCTGAGGGAGATGGGCGTCCCTTTCCGTCTGAAAATTCTCTCCGCCCACCGTCACCCCGACGCGGTCGCGCGGTTCGCCGAAAAGGCCCGGGAAGAAGGAGTGCGGGTTATCGTCGCCGGCGCCGGAGGCGCCGCGCACCTGGCCGGGGCCATCGCCGCCCGGACCGTTATCCCGGTCATCGGCGTCCCCTTGGTTTCCGGACCCCTAGGCGGCGTTGACGCTTTTTTTTCGACCCTGCAGATGCCGGCGGGGGTCCCGGTGGCAACCATGTCGGTGGGCCGACCCGGAGCCGTCAACGCCGCCATCCTGGCGGCGAGGATTCTGGCCGCGCAAGACGCCCCCGCCCCCGGAACGGTTTCCGCACCGACCGGACCAGCCGCTCCGGCAACACCTCGGACCCGCAGAAAATGA